The following DNA comes from Candidatus Methylacidiphilum fumarolicum.
CCTATCCACAGGAAGGTAAGGGAAATGACAGTCGGCTGGCACCAATATCGCTACCTGCGCCACAACCCGACTCTTTTGCCCGCTATGGCAAAAATAGAAGAGCGGGTCTCAGCCCTTAAGGTCTATCATATCCCCAAAGCAGCAGTTCCATCAATCGAACCAAAAATCAAAAATGGAGATATCATTGCCATTACTACGCACGATCTTCATTCCTATACTTCCCATGTCGGAATCGCCTACAGGGATTCTCAAGGCATTCTTCATTTCCTCCATGCTTCTTCCACACACCATCAGGTCTATATAGACAAACGACTTTCCGATTATTTAAATTCCATTGCGAGTGATGCCGGCATCATTGTCGTCGAACCCAAAGAGGTTCCTTTGAATCTGATCGAAACAAGCCAGTACCCTGCTGCGGCTTTAACTCCAGTTGCGTCGACCAAAAAATCGTTTTTCCCTCCGATTCAATAGGTTTTGCCCAGGGCTTTAGTTCTAGCCAGTCATACTCCGGTTTTTCTTCTGAATCAATTCTTTTGCCTATAGTCAAATCGTAGCGTTCATAGAAAGGAGCCCTGTTTTTTTCTGTCGAACCAAACACGACTCCTTGGCCTTCCTTTTCAAAATACCAGTCGATCAACTGTGGGTATTTGCCAAATACCCTTAAAAAAATGGCGCTGGCTTTGTAAAATTCAAGGTAAGACCAACCCCCTGGACTTTGAGCCTCGCGGATCCATCCTGCCGTCCCGTTCCGAGCAATCTTGAAATTTCGACATACCCCAGGATACCTTAGCTCGGTTCTTTTACCGCTTTTAAAGATGAGGGTCACCACGGTAGTCTTTTTTGCAGGTTCTGTGTCATACACCTTGCCAACTATAGCAACAGGAAAGTCTTCTTTAGCCTCTGCATGATGAAACACATAGGGCAGAAAATCGACATCTTCCCTAAGGAGCTGCTCCCAGGCAGTCCTCCCAAAGCTTGCTTCCAGTTTGTCTTCAGCCTTAATCCTTCTGCCTGTATCCAGATCAAAGACTTCCACCAGTATTTGGCCATTGAAATCCCTTGACCGAAGCCCTACGGCCATGTCTCTTAAGCCTTCAATCCGGCAAAAAAGCCAAGCTTCTATGAACGGATAGGCGCTTTTAAGTGTTAATTGTCGTGGGTTCCCCTTTTTCTTTTCCTGAACTCTGAGCTGGTCGCAAACATAATCGATCCCCACTCCGACTCCTTCGTGCCGGCCTTCTACCCATCCAATCCACTCGGGAGATTCGATTGGGAGAACTGAAAGTTTATCTAGCAGTGCCTTTTGTTCTTGATTCAGAGAGATTTTGCCATGGATCCACTGGGCTGAACAAGTTGGATAGTTGCAAGGCACAGGAATTAAATAAAGAATTAAATCTTTCTTGTTTTTATTCTCCGGAGCATTTCTATCGAAAAGAGAAAAAAAAAGAGGGAAAAAGAAGAAGAAACAAAATGAGTGTAGGAGCAGCCTTGAACTTGGAAAAGATAATACAAGCCACGGTTTGTTTCTCGGAGGAGAATTCCTTTTTAAAATCTTCACGATCCTGAGTTTATAAAACCATTTATTGAAAAATAGATTTTTTTATTAGCTCAGAATCGAGAAATTTTTTGTTTGGTCAACAAGAAACCCACCCAAAAAGCGCTTAGCGACTAAGAAAATAAAGGAGAATTCTCTGATGCAATACGTCAAAGATTTTTTGGAAAGCTTCTTTTTGTTTGTCTATATCCCCTTCGACAGCTGCCGGATCTGGCAAATCCCAATGTTCAATGGTCGCCTTTTTAGGGAAAAGTGGACAGGCCTCTTTTGCAGCACTTGAACAAACCGTTACGACATAATCGATCGCAGGGGCATCGGCTTGCAAAAACTCAGTCAATGGTTTACTCCGTAGCCCATCGATGGGAATTCCATGTGATCGGAGAGTTTCCAAAGCAAGGGGATGCACTAGTCCTTTTGGCCTGCTCCCCGCGCTATAGGCGCGGAAACGGCCGCCACTATAATGGTTTAAAATGGCCTCCGCCATAATCGATCGGGCTGAATTGCCTGTGCACAAAAACAAAACATGCGATTGGAGCCTCATCTGCAGGTCTGCCTTTCAGTGGAAAGAGAACTTTCCTCTTGTTCATTTGTTTTACAGAAAAATTGAATCAACGATTCCACATCTTTTCCGCAACAGTCTTCGAGCAAATAGCCAATTAACTTAGCGATCTTTTCAAAATCAGCATAATAGACAATCTGTCTGCCTTTCTGTGTGGCCTCAATAAGTGTCGAATTTTTTAAATGATGCAAATGAAAGGATAGGGTTGTCAAAGGCACTTGCAGCTTTTCGGCCAGCTCTCCAGGACAACTCCCCTTGGACCCTGCTTTTATAAGCAGCTTGAAGATCTCGATCCGAGTTTTATGCGCCAGCGCATTTAAAATCAAAAGAGCCGTCTTATTATCCATATCGTAGGGTTAAATCAACAATAGTTTTATTCTATTGGAACTATTGTAATATTCAATTCTAAATGTTACTAAAAACGCCAGAAAAGCAAAAAACGCAGGATCACAAATTAAGAAGAAAAAATATTTCCATATTTTTAGAAAAGTGGCAAATTATTTCCTATGAAATCTGAAGAAATGGTGGAAATGACCTTAGAGCAAAAGGGAGGTATTGGGTTTTTTGAGAAGTATTTAACGCTATGGGTAGCCCTGTGTATAGGCGCTGGGATCGGATTAGGGAAATTGTTCCCAGGCCTTTTTCAGTTCCTTGGAAGCATTGAACTTATGCATGTGAATTTAGTTGTCGGCTTTTTTGTCTGGCTGATGATTATCCCTATGCTAATGAAAATCGATTTTAGTGTTCTTCACAGGGTAAGAACCCATACCCGAGGCATGCTTGTAACCCTGCTTGTCAACTGGGCCATCAAACCCTTCTCCATGGCTTTTTTCGGCTGGCTTTTTTTGAAAAAAATCTTTTTCCAGCTTCTCCCTCCCGATCAACTCGATTCGTACATAGCAGGACTGATTTTATTGGCCGCAGCCCCCTGCACAGCAATGGTTTTTGTTTGGAGCCATCTTTGCCTCGGTGATCCTTACTTTACCCTCTGCCAGGTCGCTCTCAATGATACCATCATGGTGTTTGCTTTCGCTCCCATTGTTGGGTTGCTTCTTGGTGTTTCTTCCCTCCACGTGCCCTGGGGCACTTTACTGCTCTCGGTCATCTTTTATATCCTCATCCCCCTTCTCTTTAGTCAATGGCTCCGTGCAAGAATTCTTAAAGAGGGAGGGAAGCAAAAGCTCGATAGGGTACTCCAACTGCTCCATAACCCTACCCTCTTTGCCCTGCTGGCAACCCTTATCTTGCTATTTGGCTTTCAAGGTAAAGTCATTCTGAAAAACCCTTTTATCATTCTGCTCCTTGCTATTCCTATCTTGGTGCAGGTCTATTTCAACTCAGCCTTAGCGTATATGCTCAATCGAAAGTTCGGAGTGGCTCACTGTGCCGCTGGCCCTTCTGCTCTAATTGGCGCAAGTAATTTTTTTGAATTAGCCGTGGCCACCGCCATCAGTCTTTATGGACTAGACTCTGGAGCAGCGCTCGCAACTGTTGTCGGTGTACTAATCGAAGTTCCCGTCATGCTTTCTGTTGTGGAAATCGTGAAAAAAACCCAAGGATGGTACACCAAAGGCTGAACTTTTGACTTTTACTGTTATATGAGTTTTTAAAAAAGCATGGAAAGCCTGCCAAAAGATCTTTTTCGTTCCTTTTCCTTCCTCTAGGCTATATTTTTTAAAAAGAGAGAAAGAAAGCTCTAGTCCTTCCTTCTTTTGGATAGCTAAAAGCTCTCCTTTTTGTAGGAGAACTTCAAGAAGGTTGGCAAGCCCTATCTTGGGGGAAAAAAGATAGGAGGGCCTTCATGCAAAGAAAACTCGAAGAAAAGGAATACCTGGATGAGTTGGCTTATGATTCTTATCTGGCTAAAAAGGGAAGAGAAGGATTAAAGAAAATTAACTATATAATGGGAAATTTTGTATGGTTTAAAAAAAGGCTTCGGCAGGTAGTCTCTACACAGGGGACAGTACATTTTATAGAAATAGGCGCTGGCGATGGGTCTATGGGAAGGTTCCTTTATGCCGACCCATTGTTACAAAAAAATCTGTTGCTAACGGGAATAGATAGGGTTCCTAGGCCACAACACTGGCCTGTTCATTGGCCGTGGATTCAAACCGATCTTTTTGTTCTGATCGACTCTGGCACCTTTGCCTCAGGATGCTACCAAGGCATACTAGCCAATATGGTTCTGCATCATTTTTCGTCTGCCCAACTGGCTATAATTGGGAATTGGATCGTACAGCTTTCCCCTCTTTACCTTTTTTGTATTGAACCACTCCGCTCTCCTCTTTCTCTCTTCGAACTGTTCTTGCTCAGATTGGCCGGACTCAATCAAATAACCTTTCATGACGGCTGGCTAAGCATCAAAAGTGGGTTTATGGGATTGGAACTGCCAGAGCTTTTAAATCTTAGTTCCGAACAGTGGCAATATAAGATCGATGTAACCCTCTTGGGAGCTTACCGGTTAGAAGCCACAAAAAAATGAAACCGATTACGATCATTGGCGGAGGACTAGCTGGCTTAGCTTTAGGCATAGGGCTGCGTCGCTACAAGATCCCAGTTGCTGTGTACGAGAGAAACGATTATCCGCTTAAGAAAGTCTGCGGGGAATTCCTTTCTGGACTGCCTCAAAAGGTAATTCAGCAATTAGGAATCAGGCCTATCCTCGATCGCTTTCCGCTCGCTTCATCGGCCAGTCTATCGATAGGAGATAGTCAACCAACCCTTCTTCACTTCACTTTGCCTGTGTATTTAACTGCTCGAGAACGTTTAGATACCGAGTTTGCACAACTTTTCGTGGATCACGGGGGCAGCCTGTATACAAAAACCCAGTGCGATCCTACCCTCTGTCAAGAAGCTGTTGTCTTGGCTACCGGTAAAAAGCGGATTGGTGGACCATGGATCGGGCTTAAAGTGCATCTCCAAGGGATTGAATTAAAACATGACCTGGAAATGTATGCAGCTAAAGACGGTTACGTTGGACTTTGCAAGATTGATCATAGCACCGTTAACCTTTGTGGGCTATTCAAAAAGAAGAAATTTTCGGTTACGTCTAAAAAAGAACTCCTTGCGTTTTTTCTTAAAACATCGCAGCTTGCAAAGCCTTACCATTACTTAGAAGAAGCTAACTTTATGGAAAAGAGTTTTGTAGCCATTCCTTCTTTTTCTCTCGGATTCCAACACACAAAGTCTGAACCTATGGTAGCCCTTGGGGATGCCTTTGGCGTGCTTCCACCTTTCCTAGGTAACGGTATGGCCATGGCTATGGAATCGGCTGCTTTGGCCCTCGATGATCTCATAGCTTACGCCCAAGGCTCCAAAAGTTGGACAGAAACTCTAAGGCAAATCCACCATAAACTGAAAAAGACCTTTGCCCTTCGAATAACCCTTGGCCTTTGCTTGCATCCCCTCCTTTTTAAAAAATCTCCTCTCCAAACGGTCTTGATCAAAAAGCCTATCGTTTCCTTTCTTTATACCCTGACAAGGTCCATGGAGTCTTAGTCAAACTACCAACTACTAATACAGGGAAAATCCAAGAATTCGTTTAGTCTCCTGTCCGATTCTAAACTATATTTTATGCATAAAGAGACTATGATACTTCAATCCATCTGCTCCATGGTTCCAGAGCATGGTTATACGCAATCTGAATGCTGGGAAATCTTTAGCCAGTCTATAGCAGCTAAAACCCTAAAAGAGGCTTCTTTGGATTTAGTAAAAAGAATTCTACTTGGAGATAGCTGGATTGAACGCCGATATTTTGCTGTTGACCCTATCGAGTCAGTCTTTGAGATGTCAGCAGAAGCTTTAAACAAGGCCTTTGAAAAATTGGCTCCGGTTCTGGCTGCTAAATCCCTCAAAGCTGTGCTGGATCAATCTGGACTCAAGGCCACAGAACTGGACGCCCTTTTTGTTTGTACGTGCACGGGTTATCTTTGTCCAGGTCTTTCCAGTCACATTGCTGAAAAAGTAGGGATGCGATCCGATAGTTTCTTGATCGATATCGTAGGCCATGGCTGCGGAGCAGCACTACCTATGCTGTATTCGGTCAAAGGTTTTCTAAAAGAAAACCCAGATTGCTATGCTGCTGCCATTGCCATAGAACTTTCCTCTACCGCTTTCTATGTGGACGATGATCCAGGATGTCTGGTTAGCCTTTGTATTTTTGCCGATGGGGTCAATACCACCCTATGGCACCATACGAAAAAGGGTTTAGGATGGCATTGCAAAGATTTTTTATCGTTGCATATTCCAAAAAATCGAGAAAAGCTGAGATTCGAAAACGCTTTTGGAAAACTCCGCAATAAACTTCATCGAACAGTGCCTGTGCTTGCTACTGAAGCAGTATGGGAACTTTATAAAAGATTTGAAAAGCATTCTCAAACTGATTTGAAAAGGCTCATTGCTCATCCGGGAGGAAAAGAGGTATTGATCGAATTAAGAAAAGCCTTGCCTTGTGGAAAATTCGAAGAGAGTGAGGCAGTTCTTAGAGCTTTTGGCAATATGAGTAGTCCTTCGGTTATGTTCGCCTTTCAAAAAGGAATTGAATCCCAGCCAATAGAAAAGGAATTTTGGTTGTTTAGTTTTGGCGCTGGCTTTTCATGCCATGGTTGCCGTATCGTCATGAGGCACTGAGCAGGTGGGAAGGGACCAAAGTGATTGCTTTTAAGAGGGCAAAAAGAATGGTGAACGGTGCTAAATGCCCTTTGCAACAACTTATATGGTATGCCTTAATCAAAGAGACCATGGAGAAACGAAGTCATTAAAATAGCGCAGGATATCATTGGGGAAAAAATTCCAAACACTGCCCACTTTCTAGCATTTAGCCGATTCTTGCTGGCTTTTTGCTCCATAACACTTCTCAAGAAAGATTCTGTGCAACTCCTCTCTAGGCTATAGACTATCAAAGTATCTTCAAATCATTCGCATGAAAGCAGCCAAGCACTTACAGAAAGCCCTAACCAAAACTATTTAGCCAACAGTCCATGAAGGAGGATAAAAAAAAAGAGAGAGACTTTTAAGCTGAATTTTTAAGCAAACACCGAAAGCCTTTCCCCAAAAGTGTAAGGGATAAATACGGAAGGCATAACTTTTTCTGCTCAGCAGCGTAGAGTACAACCAGATGATTCTCTCACCCCCAAGCAAATCCTCAGGTTTTCTAAAATAAAGGTTTTTATGTTGGTTTTATAGCCTGAAGTCGACTAAGCATTTTCCCTAATATTTTTCCCATAAAAATTCCCCTCCTCTTCACATTTTTTTCTTTAAAATATTCATCATTACCTGATATAGACGATATAATATGTGATATCATATTCACTCATTTGATTTCTACTGGGAAAGATAGCCATGCATAGACTTCAGAAAGAAATTATAAAAGGTTTACTACCCGTTCTCCGTGTTATCTTCTTTTTGGCAGCGTCGCTTCTTCAGGCAGCCGATTATGATCCAAACCCGCCTTTTGGATTGGAGCAACTTAAGCCTGTGGAAGTCAAAGATCCCCTCACTCAAAAAATCATCAAAGGCTATCAACCTAAAAATCCCTACAACATTTTCATCAACTATGAGCTTGGAATGCATTGTGTTGGTTTTGATATTTCCTACTGCTGTGTCATTCCCCCTTATAACTCGATTCAGGCTCAAGCCGTAGCCTCAGGGCTCAATGGCTCTACTCCGAAACTGCTAACCCCAGAAGATAAAGTCAAGCTCTATTACTATCTCAAAGACAACAGCTATTCGGAAGGCAACAAAATGAGGTACTGGTCCGTTTTAAAAGATGTCAATGGCAACGGCAGCCTTGCTGACCCAGGAGACAATATGGCTAATTATGTCTGGGAACACCTTTTTATCTATAAAGATTTAGAAGGCACCCTACCCAAAGACTGGTCGATTAAAAAGCGGATCCGTATAGGAAAGGACATCATGGTGCCAATCGATGCAGGTCCTTCCGGGAAGCCCCTTGCGGGAGGATATCTTGAGTATGCCCCTGATACCGGTGGAAATATCGTTTTTACCGATTCGATGATCCCAGAAGTGAAAAATATTGCCATTAAACTGACTGCTTCGAATATTTGGGATGCTCTTGGCTTGCCGCTGACCGCTTTTAATGACTCGGTAAGGAAAGGAACTATTCGAACGATCACGGATAAAGATTTTCAACCTTATCAATATTCTACCGTGCAATTGCATGATGATACCGGTAAGCCAATAATAATCGAAGGGAAAAAAGTGGAATTTTTTGGGACAAATCCTGTCGATATCCCCAACTGTGTCATGTGCCATTCTGGAGAAGGCAAGGCAGCAAAGCTTTCTAGACAAGCCGGCTTTGTCCTATTTGAAAAAGAATACGAGTACTGGAAAAAAAATTATCCCGATGAATCCGATTACATGGCAAGACTGTCAGCCTCTTCTATAAATCTGCTCGAACTCCACGATAAGATGTTTAAAACCAATTTCTTAAAAGACTATAACCCGAATGCCTCCTCGAACCGGCTCGGATCGGTTGGATCCGTAAACTGTGCTGACTGTCATGGTGATAACGTTTCTGGAAATCTTCAGGAACCAAGGCCCGGAACTACCGGATATAAAGCTGTCAAAGCAAGACCTCTAACCGAATCCATTCATGCAGTACATGCTAACTTTCTGGCTGATATGAACGATAAAGCAGGTAGAACCGTTAGCTGTCAGGCCTGCCATCCTACTCACTGGACTAATCCAAACCTGAATAATTTTGATACGAATCCTTATCAGATCATCGATTCTAACGGGAACAACAAATACGCGAATGCTGACCAAAGGACTGCTGGAGGAGGTTGCTATTTAAGAAGGGATGCCCATACTAACCCTGCTGTCAAACCACCGTTCTTCTTGAATTCTGTTGGAAAGTGGTATTTGGAAAACGTCAGTACTAGAGATGAAAACGATCAGCCGATCTCAGAGCTCAGAGGCCTTACTTGTACGAATTGTCATAACCAACTTTCTCATGAACTCTATAAGTATGACGATCTGGATAATGGAGTCAGCCAGGAAGGCAAAACATTAAGGAATAAAAGTATCGATGAAATCATAAAAGTTCTAGCTGATGGAGATACTAGGCGGTTTGCTGATATGGCTGATCCTAGAATAAAAGACGGAAATAATCCACTTTACGAGTTTTTCCATAATCATCAAGGAGCCACTCTAGTAAAGGCTACAAAGGACAGCAAAGGCAACTTAAAGTTGTTGGCCTGGAACGCCAAAGAAGGCGTGCCTGTACCTTATGAAAAGGCATCCGGGGGGAGCGATTGGTGGCTTGCGCCCGCTGAACCGAAATGTGCAAGCTGCCATGCCGCTCCCTTCGTAGAAAGCATGGGAGGAAAATATTTTCCTGTCGATCAGCCTCGTAAATACTCGCTTTACCGGTTTTCGAAGGCTCACGGTAAAATTGCTTGTCAGTCCTGTCACGAGTCGATCCATGGGCTTTATCCAGTCAGAGCCGAAGGCGAAGAAAACACCGTGGATCTTACCACGCATAAGCAAGCCCTCCAGTATTCACCCGATGGTCGGTATGCAGGGCCTGTCAGCTGTTCTGCTTGTCACACAGTCAATGCAAAAGGAGTGCCCGTTCAGCTTGTAGGCACCGAGTATGAAAATGATTACTGGGCTTCCGTTGTGCTCCTGCACTTCATGCGCGAAGGAGACGAAAAGTTACCAATCAAAGAGCTCATTCAGAAATATCCCTATCAAAAATCAAGGCAAATAGTCATTGAAAGCTGGAAATAGTTTGTTTTAGCCATCCTTTTTATGCCTCCTCCATCAAAAGCCCCCCCTTGGCTCTTCCCCCTCCCTATTTGCACAACAACTTATAATCTTAATTGGTGTACTTACATATTAAATTAGGTTTTCATTTTTCTCTCCAGGGATAAAGGATTTGAAAATTCGTCTGATGAAAGGATGAAATCAGTAAATAAGATAGCTCGTTTTTTCTTTTTGGGGATCTTCTTTTATGCATTGGTTGCCTCTGCTTCTCCGATTCCTAAAGAAATACGAAAGGAAGCTAAAAACCAGCCTTCTTTTGAGTTGCTACTAAAAAATCCTGAATCCTTTAAAAATCATTTGGTGCTGTTAGGAGGAGTAATTATAGAAAATACACCCTTAGAAGATCGTACAGAACTTCTTATAGAACATAGAAAACTTGGCAGTTCAGGAAGACCTAAATATTCAACCAAAAATAAAAAAAGGTTTTCAGTAGTCACTAAGGATTTTCTAGATCCAGAAATTTATGCCCAAGGCCGATTTATTACAGTTTACGGAAAGGTTGGTAGCTTACAAAAAGGAAAAGAAAAACAACTCCTTGTCTATGCCAAATTTATCTATCTTTGGCCTGAAGACTTTATTCCAAGCAGTGGATGGTACATGGGAATAGGACCAGGGTTTTTCTTTTAATTCTTAATTTTGGGCTTTTTGACTAGCCTTGACAAAGCGCTCATAAACTGAGTGAAACTTGGACATTTTTTATTAGCCTAGCCATATCCAATTCTTTAGCTATTGTTCCAGCTACCGCTTCCGTATAGGATCGCTTGGCTTTGGAAAACAGGCGTTTCAGTTTCTCTTTAGGATTTAGGTGTTTTTCAGAGTTGTGAATTTCCTGAACACTAATACTTAATACTTTTTCAAGAGCAATAGGATCAGCTAGAAGTCAAGCTTCTAACATAGGTACTACAACCACACATTGAACAGGTCGTGTAATTCTTTCCCTATCTTTTCTCACTTCATTTTCCATGCGATTTTTAATTGCTCTAGAACTTTCTGGTCATCAGTGTCAGTAACCCTGATAAATCCATCCACAACACCGTTATCTGATTCCATTAAATTTATTATTTTGCGGTAGTCGCGTTGAGGGGCTATAAGGATTTTTGGTTTATAGTTTGTATATTTCCTCTTAACCAAAACTCTAATGACTTCTTTATCATATTTCTCCCGTCTACAAGGATTCCTATACAGCCCACTAATCTTCCTTTTCTAGCGTTCCTGAATAAAAGAGTTCGTCCAGACCTAGTTTCTTCCAGGAAAGGACTTTTTGATCTTCTGCCTTCGTTTTTGGAGGGCTTATGTATGAAGCACCTTTCTTTCTGGATGTAATTAGAAGGTCTTCAATATTAACTGTATTAATCAGATGCTGAGAATGCGTAGTAATCAGTAGTTCGCTGCTTGTGGTCCAAGCTCTCATTGGCGTTGTAAATAGACTTCGACAAGACCCTCTATAAGATAAGGGTGAAGAAAATTTTCAGGCTCTTCTATACAAAAAAGACAAGCTCCCAGTTCGTTTGGGGTCAAAATAAGAGCAAGAAAAGCTAGACAAATGAGCAACCATCAGAAAGTTGATAGGGTGGAATTCGGGCTCGCTATAGATTATTTTCAGATACTGATAACGGTAGGGGCCCATAATCAGTTGGATCAGGTTGTATGTCTTTGATATGAGGAAGAAGATCGATAATGAGTTGTTTAACCCGATTATAGAATTGGTTATTCTTTAGCATAAAAGGCAACCAGCTTGAAAAATTCTGACCATTCTCAAAAAGAAAAAAAAGGAAATGGGGACCAACATAGGGTTGTCTCATAACAGCAGGAATAAGTCGATAAAAGCGCCATTGCACAACTGATTTCGATTGTTCCTTCAAAATTGTTTCTTCAATCTCATTAATACCAAAGACTTCTAGAAAAGATTTATCCCTTGGAAAATGTTGAGACTAAAAGAGGTCTCTGAGGAGTAAGGGCAATAGATTTATCAGGAGCAATGATAAAGGATTCAAGGGTTCCTTGTTTTTTTACTTTAAATATGAGCTCTTTCTTTTCTCCTTCCAATCGGTATAGATACTCCTCCCTTACTTCTACGCTATAGGTTGAAAAACTTCCCTTAACCAAAAAACCATGTTCATAACGAACCCATCTTCCCAAATCCTCCCTAAAACATTTAATTTCTATCTCAATGCTAAAAGAAAGAGATCGTCACTTCCCTTCCAACTAAGCTCATCCATTCCTCCATAGTTAAGAGTAGCTTACTGCACCCCCACTCCAATTGGAGGGGGGCTAAGAGCATAGACTAAAAACTTAAGTACCTGAATCAGGTTAATTTTCCCAAACATATTAGGCCCACATGAATGTTGACTTGTTTGAGCTCAAGGCAAGGAAGGTCTTGGAAACTCAGTATATTTTTAAGCGAAAGTCATCGAATCATAAAAGACATTGCCTTATAAAAAGAAAAGATCCAATCAATCTAAGTTGAAAACGAGCAAACGGTTCTGTCTCTTGTAAATAAATAGATTCAAGAATATCTAACAAGCTGAAAACTAACTCATAATAATCCAAAGAGAATTAAGTTGTTTCAAAAATTATATTCCATTATAATGCTTGCAAGAAAATCCAAATAAGATCTCTAGTTATAAAATCGCTATCTCAATTGAGCTGAAAAACTATTTTTACTCTGGTTAAAAAAAAAGATTTTCTTAGAAACATTTTCTCTTTTAACAGAAAATAGCTAAATAAGCTCAAGCCTTTTTTAGCCAAAGAGTTTTGTTTCTCTCAAACTCCAAAGAATGACTTAAAAAATTTTAGTTATTTTTTTAGCCTATTGTATTGCTGGAAGGACTTTGTAGTGCCTCCTTTTTTTGGTTTTTCAATGGCATCAGTCTTTTGTTCCCCATCCTCGAGTCTTTTCTTCATGGTTTCAGTTAGAGAAGAAACAATGACAGTAGCTGTTTGTTCATCAGGTACATCAGCAATCCATTTTCCTTGAGAATCAATAATGGCATATAAGTGAGGCTGATGTGTCGATTTTTTCCATGTTAAAGGTAGTTCAACTTTCATTATACCTCCTATAAATTAGTTTTTTATAAATATAACTATAAATACTTAAATGCAAGAAATATTTTATATTCTTATTTATTAGTTTAAAAATAAGTGGAAAGATCCCATTGCCTCTAGCCTGAAGAGTTTCTAAAAACACTATTTTAAGAAAATATTTACTTAAAATAATCCTTGTTTGCTTAGAGATAAAAAATAATATTCTTACCCTGTCTCTTTTAAAAACTTCTTCTAAAAGCCCCTTTTTTCAACAATCTCTTTGCTTAAAGGATAACATTAAAAAATTCAATGACGACTGCTGGTCTTCTTTTTCTCTATTTTTGTAACTATTTCATATTACTCAAATATAAGATAAAATGATAAATTATAGATAAAGTATGTTTTTAAAAAACAGCTCCGTTCAAGAAAATATTCTTTTGCTAGTCCAATCAAGATTCTCTAGTGCGTTATAAAGAAATAACCAAAGAAAATGAATGATAATAAGCTCTTAATA
Coding sequences within:
- a CDS encoding N-acetylmuramoyl-L-alanine amidase-like domain-containing protein, with product MDTFEKLIRFAKEEGLSTLPLGERTVRIGLYLVGTPYRHYTLEIDDQIESPSVNFQAMDCWTFYEISLAFARMLHYDESFWSPETLLKLIEIERYRNGECTGSYLSRIHFLEELFVDNQKRGLLVDKTRSLGGVPIHRKVREMTVGWHQYRYLRHNPTLLPAMAKIEERVSALKVYHIPKAAVPSIEPKIKNGDIIAITTHDLHSYTSHVGIAYRDSQGILHFLHASSTHHQVYIDKRLSDYLNSIASDAGIIVVEPKEVPLNLIETSQYPAAALTPVASTKKSFFPPIQ
- a CDS encoding arsenate reductase ArsC, whose amino-acid sequence is MRLQSHVLFLCTGNSARSIMAEAILNHYSGGRFRAYSAGSRPKGLVHPLALETLRSHGIPIDGLRSKPLTEFLQADAPAIDYVVTVCSSAAKEACPLFPKKATIEHWDLPDPAAVEGDIDKQKEAFQKIFDVLHQRILLYFLSR
- a CDS encoding ArsR/SmtB family transcription factor — its product is MDNKTALLILNALAHKTRIEIFKLLIKAGSKGSCPGELAEKLQVPLTTLSFHLHHLKNSTLIEATQKGRQIVYYADFEKIAKLIGYLLEDCCGKDVESLIQFFCKTNEQEESSLSTERQTCR
- the arsB gene encoding ACR3 family arsenite efflux transporter, yielding MKSEEMVEMTLEQKGGIGFFEKYLTLWVALCIGAGIGLGKLFPGLFQFLGSIELMHVNLVVGFFVWLMIIPMLMKIDFSVLHRVRTHTRGMLVTLLVNWAIKPFSMAFFGWLFLKKIFFQLLPPDQLDSYIAGLILLAAAPCTAMVFVWSHLCLGDPYFTLCQVALNDTIMVFAFAPIVGLLLGVSSLHVPWGTLLLSVIFYILIPLLFSQWLRARILKEGGKQKLDRVLQLLHNPTLFALLATLILLFGFQGKVILKNPFIILLLAIPILVQVYFNSALAYMLNRKFGVAHCAAGPSALIGASNFFELAVATAISLYGLDSGAALATVVGVLIEVPVMLSVVEIVKKTQGWYTKG
- a CDS encoding class I SAM-dependent methyltransferase, producing MQRKLEEKEYLDELAYDSYLAKKGREGLKKINYIMGNFVWFKKRLRQVVSTQGTVHFIEIGAGDGSMGRFLYADPLLQKNLLLTGIDRVPRPQHWPVHWPWIQTDLFVLIDSGTFASGCYQGILANMVLHHFSSAQLAIIGNWIVQLSPLYLFCIEPLRSPLSLFELFLLRLAGLNQITFHDGWLSIKSGFMGLELPELLNLSSEQWQYKIDVTLLGAYRLEATKK
- a CDS encoding NAD(P)/FAD-dependent oxidoreductase, yielding MKPITIIGGGLAGLALGIGLRRYKIPVAVYERNDYPLKKVCGEFLSGLPQKVIQQLGIRPILDRFPLASSASLSIGDSQPTLLHFTLPVYLTARERLDTEFAQLFVDHGGSLYTKTQCDPTLCQEAVVLATGKKRIGGPWIGLKVHLQGIELKHDLEMYAAKDGYVGLCKIDHSTVNLCGLFKKKKFSVTSKKELLAFFLKTSQLAKPYHYLEEANFMEKSFVAIPSFSLGFQHTKSEPMVALGDAFGVLPPFLGNGMAMAMESAALALDDLIAYAQGSKSWTETLRQIHHKLKKTFALRITLGLCLHPLLFKKSPLQTVLIKKPIVSFLYTLTRSMES
- a CDS encoding beta-ketoacyl-[acyl-carrier-protein] synthase family protein, with protein sequence MILQSICSMVPEHGYTQSECWEIFSQSIAAKTLKEASLDLVKRILLGDSWIERRYFAVDPIESVFEMSAEALNKAFEKLAPVLAAKSLKAVLDQSGLKATELDALFVCTCTGYLCPGLSSHIAEKVGMRSDSFLIDIVGHGCGAALPMLYSVKGFLKENPDCYAAAIAIELSSTAFYVDDDPGCLVSLCIFADGVNTTLWHHTKKGLGWHCKDFLSLHIPKNREKLRFENAFGKLRNKLHRTVPVLATEAVWELYKRFEKHSQTDLKRLIAHPGGKEVLIELRKALPCGKFEESEAVLRAFGNMSSPSVMFAFQKGIESQPIEKEFWLFSFGAGFSCHGCRIVMRH
- a CDS encoding Slp family lipoprotein is translated as MKSVNKIARFFFLGIFFYALVASASPIPKEIRKEAKNQPSFELLLKNPESFKNHLVLLGGVIIENTPLEDRTELLIEHRKLGSSGRPKYSTKNKKRFSVVTKDFLDPEIYAQGRFITVYGKVGSLQKGKEKQLLVYAKFIYLWPEDFIPSSGWYMGIGPGFFF
- a CDS encoding AAA family ATPase, which encodes MLICLAFLALILTPNELGACLFCIEEPENFLHPYLIEGLVEVYLQRQ